The Desmonostoc muscorum LEGE 12446 genome includes a region encoding these proteins:
- a CDS encoding cation-translocating P-type ATPase gives MIQAIHTNVKGRIRYKINELYRSVELKEYLERSLSKEAGINYVSANSLTGNILVNFSREQSPNQISFLIEKVLLNYQKKSKKSITKTIGDVQEQKPETWHLMTATSVVKKLNTSKTTGLSSNSAVENLKKYGANVLDQAATRSDLSILIDQFKSLPVALLGVAAGISLITGGVIDAVVIMGVVTLNATIGYVTESQSERIIHSLKSQEQTSTWVIRDGKQIEIPTEDVVLGDILFLKPGGYIVADARLLEADNLSIDESALTGESIPVTKITASLNGEDIPLGDRHNMIYKGTFVISGQGLAAVVSTGKFTEMGKIQQMVGEATAIQTPLAKQLDEVGSQLVLIGMGICGLIFGMGVLRGYGLVQMLKSSISLAVAAVPEGLPTIATTTLALGIRDMRKNNVLVRSLSAVEALGSVQTICMDKTGTLTENKMSVVEIYADSKHITVSDGEFINAAEKINPHTCDELLKLIHVSVLCNETEVSLQSDGEYIVTGSATENALIYMAISAGVNAIALRQKYLLLQTNLRSENRNIMSTIHQTPDDQQLIAVKGSPTEIVQICQKWMKNGQIVPLSEEDRQAMEIENDRMAGKALRVLGVAYSHIDETKNDKNYESDLIWLGLVGMADPIRKGAKELIGDFHEAGIDTVMITGDQSPTAYAIAKELELNRDPQLEILDSTNLNNLTPEALTALSDKVDVFARISPSNKLQIVQALQAAGKVVAMTGDGINDAPALKAAQVGVAMGKSGTDVAREVADIVLEDDRLETMMIAVSRGRTIYNNIRKSVHFLLATNLSEIMVMTTATALGIGEPLNAIQLLWLNLVTDIFPGLSLALEAPEPEVLSQPPRNPDEPIIKNTDFARIAFESATLSVSTLAAYSYAILRYGISPQASTIAFMSLTSGQLLHTISSRSEKHSIFTQEKLPNNPYLNAAITGSFAIQLLALIVPQLRSLLKITPLNLVDSLVIGSSALLPLLVNESTKENNFLKKLDTPEIKSEINTDKLSVPRSRQ, from the coding sequence GTGATTCAAGCAATACATACTAACGTTAAAGGAAGAATTAGATACAAAATAAATGAACTTTATCGTTCGGTAGAATTAAAAGAATATTTGGAGCGATCACTCTCCAAAGAAGCTGGAATAAATTATGTTTCTGCTAATTCCCTAACAGGCAATATTTTAGTAAATTTTAGCAGAGAGCAAAGCCCCAATCAAATTAGCTTTTTAATTGAAAAAGTTTTATTGAATTATCAAAAAAAAAGTAAAAAATCAATTACTAAAACAATTGGTGATGTTCAGGAACAAAAGCCAGAAACTTGGCATTTAATGACAGCAACTAGCGTCGTCAAGAAATTAAATACCTCAAAAACAACAGGATTATCCAGTAACTCTGCTGTAGAAAACCTGAAGAAATATGGCGCGAATGTTCTAGACCAAGCAGCAACTCGTTCAGACTTAAGCATCTTAATTGACCAATTCAAATCTTTACCAGTGGCTTTGCTGGGTGTCGCCGCAGGAATTTCTCTGATCACGGGTGGAGTAATTGATGCTGTGGTCATTATGGGTGTTGTTACTTTGAATGCGACCATTGGTTATGTCACAGAAAGCCAATCAGAAAGAATTATTCATTCCCTTAAAAGTCAGGAACAAACATCAACTTGGGTTATTAGAGATGGCAAACAAATAGAAATTCCCACAGAAGATGTTGTTTTAGGAGATATTTTATTTCTGAAACCCGGCGGTTATATAGTAGCAGATGCCCGACTTCTTGAAGCAGATAATCTGAGTATTGATGAGTCTGCCTTGACAGGAGAAAGTATTCCCGTAACTAAAATTACTGCATCTTTGAATGGTGAGGATATTCCATTAGGCGATCGCCACAATATGATCTACAAAGGCACTTTTGTTATCAGTGGTCAAGGACTGGCTGCGGTTGTGTCCACAGGCAAATTCACCGAAATGGGCAAAATTCAACAAATGGTTGGTGAAGCAACAGCAATCCAGACTCCCCTAGCAAAACAACTAGATGAAGTAGGTAGTCAACTAGTTTTAATTGGCATGGGAATCTGCGGTCTGATTTTTGGTATGGGAGTACTGCGGGGATACGGTTTAGTACAAATGCTCAAATCATCCATATCCTTAGCTGTGGCTGCGGTTCCCGAAGGCTTACCCACCATCGCTACTACAACCTTAGCCTTAGGAATCCGAGATATGAGGAAAAATAACGTCCTCGTTCGCAGTCTCAGTGCGGTGGAAGCATTAGGTTCCGTACAGACGATTTGCATGGATAAAACCGGGACACTGACAGAAAATAAAATGTCCGTAGTGGAGATATATGCAGACAGCAAACACATCACCGTATCCGACGGAGAATTCATCAACGCCGCAGAAAAAATTAATCCGCATACCTGCGATGAACTGTTAAAGCTGATTCATGTATCAGTTCTCTGCAATGAAACAGAAGTCAGTTTACAGAGTGATGGCGAGTATATAGTCACAGGTTCAGCAACAGAAAACGCCTTGATTTACATGGCAATTAGCGCTGGGGTAAATGCGATCGCACTTAGACAAAAATATCTTTTATTGCAAACAAACTTGCGATCGGAAAATCGTAACATCATGAGTACAATTCATCAAACTCCTGATGACCAGCAGTTAATTGCTGTCAAAGGCAGCCCCACTGAAATTGTGCAGATATGCCAAAAGTGGATGAAAAACGGGCAAATAGTACCTTTAAGTGAAGAAGACAGACAAGCGATGGAGATCGAAAACGATCGCATGGCAGGAAAAGCACTGCGGGTGCTGGGTGTAGCTTACAGCCATATCGATGAAACGAAAAACGACAAAAATTATGAATCAGACTTGATTTGGCTGGGTCTTGTAGGCATGGCTGACCCCATTAGAAAAGGTGCCAAAGAATTGATTGGTGACTTCCATGAGGCTGGCATTGATACAGTGATGATAACAGGCGATCAAAGTCCAACTGCTTATGCGATCGCCAAAGAATTAGAATTGAATCGAGATCCCCAACTAGAAATTCTCGATTCCACCAACCTGAATAACCTTACACCAGAGGCATTGACGGCACTTAGCGACAAAGTAGATGTTTTTGCCCGCATCAGTCCCAGCAATAAACTGCAAATCGTCCAAGCATTGCAAGCAGCCGGAAAAGTTGTCGCCATGACCGGTGATGGTATTAACGATGCACCAGCATTGAAAGCCGCCCAAGTTGGCGTAGCAATGGGCAAAAGCGGAACCGATGTCGCCCGTGAAGTTGCAGATATCGTCCTAGAAGACGACAGACTAGAAACCATGATGATTGCCGTGAGTCGGGGACGGACAATTTACAACAACATCAGAAAATCCGTGCATTTCCTGTTAGCCACAAACCTCAGCGAAATTATGGTCATGACCACCGCTACCGCATTGGGTATAGGCGAACCCTTGAATGCCATCCAACTCCTGTGGTTGAATTTGGTAACAGACATATTCCCCGGACTATCCTTAGCATTAGAAGCACCAGAACCCGAAGTGTTGAGTCAGCCACCCCGCAACCCTGACGAACCAATTATTAAAAACACCGACTTTGCCAGAATTGCCTTTGAGTCAGCAACACTATCCGTCAGTACCTTAGCAGCCTACAGTTACGCCATCTTGAGATATGGCATTAGTCCCCAAGCAAGCACCATTGCCTTTATGAGTCTAACTAGCGGACAACTGCTGCATACAATTAGTTCTCGTTCAGAAAAACACAGCATATTTACTCAAGAAAAACTTCCGAATAATCCCTACTTAAATGCTGCGATTACAGGGTCATTTGCCATACAACTTTTAGCGCTAATTGTTCCTCAATTAAGGAGTCTTTTGAAAATTACCCCACTCAATCTTGTGGACAGTCTTGTGATTGGAAGTAGTGCTTTACTACCATTGTTAGTCAATGAATCAACCAAAGAGAATAACTTCTTAAAAAAGCTTGATACTCCAGAAATAAAATCAGAGATTAACACAGATAAACTATCTGTACCACGATCTAGACAATAA
- a CDS encoding DUF5132 domain-containing protein: MTSISDLQEVNLPEIVESLTAIIIAPVIIPVAAAIKQPVVQRAIKQGITLSEICKEAVAEVAEVCENIAAEVNAELIHEKQEQFSSKTFETYLKNSKSEVATDLINLVSDLNVDVGQMSKGVVDLRLLVPTGLAALAIHQLINKGLELEEIPWHTLAWYAFEVFTKLNNTGDLQL; this comes from the coding sequence ATGACATCTATATCCGATTTGCAAGAAGTTAATCTTCCTGAAATTGTCGAAAGTCTGACTGCAATAATTATTGCCCCTGTAATTATTCCTGTTGCAGCAGCAATCAAACAACCTGTAGTTCAAAGGGCGATCAAACAGGGCATTACTTTGTCGGAAATATGTAAAGAAGCTGTTGCAGAAGTAGCAGAAGTTTGTGAAAATATAGCAGCCGAGGTAAATGCTGAACTCATTCATGAGAAGCAAGAACAATTTAGTTCTAAAACCTTTGAAACTTATTTGAAAAATAGCAAATCTGAAGTTGCTACGGATTTAATTAACTTGGTATCTGACCTAAACGTTGATGTCGGACAGATGAGTAAAGGCGTTGTCGATTTGCGGTTGTTAGTACCTACGGGGTTAGCAGCACTCGCCATTCACCAATTAATAAATAAAGGGTTAGAACTAGAAGAAATTCCCTGGCATACATTAGCTTGGTATGCCTTTGAAGTATTTACTAAACTTAATAATACAGGAGATTTACAACTATAG
- a CDS encoding pyridoxamine 5'-phosphate oxidase family protein: MTTSTDREQQIKKLRELIKDVDYGMFTTVDEEGSLHSYPMSKSGDLNSDATLWFFTYGGSHKVTEVEHHPQVNVSFVSPEQQWFISISGSSQLVKDRNKMRELWKPELQTWFPKGLNEPDIALLNVKINQVNYWDSVSSFKPQIISFLTPSGL, from the coding sequence ATGACAACTTCTACAGACCGCGAACAACAGATTAAAAAGTTACGTGAACTAATCAAAGATGTTGATTATGGAATGTTCACCACAGTTGATGAAGAGGGAAGCTTGCATAGTTATCCTATGTCAAAAAGTGGTGATCTTAACTCTGATGCTACACTTTGGTTTTTTACATATGGCGGTTCTCATAAGGTGACTGAAGTTGAACATCATCCGCAGGTAAATGTCAGTTTTGTGTCACCAGAACAGCAGTGGTTTATTTCTATTTCAGGTAGCTCACAACTTGTAAAAGACCGCAACAAAATGCGAGAACTATGGAAGCCGGAACTTCAAACTTGGTTTCCTAAAGGACTAAATGAACCCGATATTGCGTTGCTAAATGTAAAAATTAACCAAGTTAATTATTGGGATAGTGTATCGAGCTTTAAACCTCAAATAATTAGCTTTTTAACCCCATCAGGTCTTTAA
- a CDS encoding ChaB family protein codes for MPYKEIEDLPDSVKENLPKHAQEIFRAAFNSAQEQYGEEESAFRVAWSAVKRDYEKGDDGHWHKKRK; via the coding sequence ATGCCTTATAAAGAAATTGAAGATTTACCAGATTCAGTCAAAGAGAACTTACCTAAGCACGCCCAAGAAATTTTTCGGGCTGCTTTTAACAGCGCTCAAGAACAGTATGGTGAAGAAGAAAGTGCTTTTCGTGTTGCTTGGAGTGCGGTGAAGCGCGATTATGAAAAAGGTGATGATGGACATTGGCACAAAAAGCGGAAATAA
- a CDS encoding SAM-dependent methyltransferase, with protein sequence MKDIFVCPEESNFYSNCLENFIIRNCHEYKSIVEFGSGDGSPVINSLLRNNFHGVIQGFELNTSAWKTANLTIDEYKLSDKYIIHNSSLFDSSQPDAEYLVANPPYLPAPDNDIYMPLLFGGVDGAKITNELLTLGYENVLILISSFSNPTSTLNLAKENGYCVANFMILPLQFGYYSSEPKVKKHIEKLRKNKMAFYSGDYYFLAGVLFKKCQDWDIDLSNELAQVMTNL encoded by the coding sequence ATGAAAGATATCTTTGTTTGTCCTGAAGAATCTAATTTTTATTCCAACTGCTTAGAAAACTTTATAATTAGAAATTGTCATGAATATAAATCCATCGTTGAGTTTGGTTCGGGAGATGGCAGCCCTGTAATTAATTCTTTGTTGAGAAACAATTTTCATGGAGTAATCCAGGGATTTGAATTAAATACTTCTGCATGGAAAACGGCAAATTTAACCATTGATGAATACAAACTTAGTGATAAATATATAATCCATAATTCATCTTTGTTTGACTCTTCTCAACCTGATGCAGAATATCTTGTAGCTAATCCGCCATATCTCCCCGCACCAGATAACGATATCTATATGCCGCTGTTATTTGGAGGCGTAGACGGAGCTAAAATTACCAACGAACTTTTGACATTAGGTTATGAAAATGTATTGATTTTAATATCTAGCTTTTCTAATCCAACAAGTACGCTTAACTTAGCAAAAGAAAATGGTTATTGCGTTGCAAATTTTATGATTTTACCTTTGCAATTTGGCTACTATAGCTCTGAGCCTAAGGTAAAGAAACACATAGAAAAATTACGGAAAAACAAAATGGCTTTTTATTCTGGTGATTATTATTTCTTAGCTGGTGTTTTATTTAAAAAGTGCCAAGATTGGGACATTGATTTATCTAATGAATTAGCCCAGGTAATGACTAATTTATGA
- a CDS encoding iron-containing redox enzyme family protein encodes MQTNIVIFPNPGAGKKNTQTEETKITKYNRAEQQFIELLTLDDLDNQLDIKPAKASEFQQTLSMAIGAAYANDRSDEQAHLFLQRILYRINRLNLFWYDDLHNYTNERSLYLYSCRDQIEAAWQKWELAQFDLAALQELDAKQALIERASTDLNPPLSPDNRYIREEMSKTGYRHLLAIASFDGLVEASRLSRILGGAANEVQCTLVRVLLEEYGNGRLSRKHSTFFAQMLAEFGMNTQPEGYFDLVPWEVLACANHNFLLTERKRYFLRYSGALTYFEVAGPAAYRNYLAAAQRLGLSEAAMGYWELHIREDERHGRWMLDDVALPLAEQYPHDAWELLLGYDQDKLMGDRAAGAVVRSIHQAEQTALLT; translated from the coding sequence ATGCAAACCAATATAGTTATATTCCCTAACCCTGGGGCTGGGAAAAAAAATACGCAAACAGAAGAAACAAAAATTACCAAATACAACCGTGCTGAGCAGCAATTTATAGAACTCCTAACATTGGACGATTTGGACAATCAACTGGATATAAAACCTGCAAAAGCAAGTGAGTTTCAACAGACGCTTTCTATGGCAATAGGCGCTGCTTATGCAAACGATCGCTCTGATGAACAGGCTCACCTTTTTCTCCAACGGATACTTTATCGAATTAATCGGCTAAACCTGTTTTGGTACGATGATTTACATAATTATACCAATGAGCGATCGCTTTATTTGTACTCATGTCGTGACCAAATTGAAGCTGCTTGGCAAAAGTGGGAACTTGCACAATTTGATCTAGCTGCACTGCAAGAATTGGATGCCAAACAAGCTTTAATTGAGCGTGCATCTACTGATTTAAATCCGCCATTATCGCCAGATAACCGCTATATCCGTGAGGAAATGAGCAAAACTGGCTATCGTCACTTGCTAGCGATCGCTTCTTTTGATGGCTTGGTTGAAGCTAGCCGTCTTTCTCGGATTTTAGGTGGTGCTGCTAATGAAGTGCAGTGTACGCTGGTGCGTGTACTACTAGAAGAATACGGCAATGGTCGTTTATCTCGCAAGCACTCTACATTTTTTGCCCAAATGCTTGCTGAATTCGGGATGAATACTCAACCAGAAGGATATTTCGATTTAGTACCTTGGGAAGTCCTAGCTTGTGCTAATCATAATTTTCTGCTCACTGAGCGCAAACGCTATTTTCTACGCTACAGTGGCGCGTTGACATATTTTGAGGTGGCTGGGCCCGCGGCTTACAGAAACTATCTCGCAGCAGCGCAACGGCTAGGACTCTCAGAAGCAGCTATGGGTTATTGGGAATTGCACATCAGGGAAGATGAACGCCACGGTCGTTGGATGTTAGATGATGTGGCTTTGCCATTAGCAGAACAATATCCCCATGATGCATGGGAACTGCTGCTTGGCTATGACCAGGACAAACTAATGGGCGATCGCGCCGCCGGTGCTGTTGTGCGATCGATACACCAAGCAGAACAAACTGCTTTACTGACCTAA
- a CDS encoding peptidoglycan D,D-transpeptidase FtsI family protein, which translates to MQKSPSKTKFAKFRSPAFTRRQRRSQRGFLGKFASNIQEQTSNTKSRLFIVWGALMAAGLGLGVNLYNLQIVRGPKLTEQARNQQMVNLRPFMPRRPVVDRNNNLLAIDRPVYTLYAHPKLFDKSNEEIAEQLSPILAKDAPELVKTFESKKSGIVLAPAIPEEIVDRITSLRLNGLELIQKYSRFYPSDDLAADVVGYVNVDRRGQAGVEYSQEKLLERSVQTVRLSRAGNGALMPDHAPEGFLHFDDLRLQLTIDSRLQRIARTALKQKMDEFKAKRGAVIVMDALDGSLLALVSQPTYNPNEYGKADISLFKNWTVADLYEPGSTFKPLNVAIALENGVIKPDDMFNDSGSIRVANYTIKNAMNNGYGRISIAQILQNSSNIGMVQIIQRLKPAIYYNWLERLGLGQKVDTDLPFEVGGRLKSQEEFISSPIEPATTSFGQGFSMTPIQLVQMHGALANGGKLVTPHVVRGLIDTKGQMHDSLPRTIPRQIFSAATAQKVVEMMETVVSEGTGKVAQIPGYRIAGKTGTAQKASPNGGYIKGARITSFVAILPVESPRYVVFALVDEPKGENAYGSTVAAPIVKSVIEALIPLEEIPPSKAME; encoded by the coding sequence ATGCAAAAGTCACCAAGCAAAACAAAATTCGCAAAGTTTCGGAGTCCAGCATTCACAAGGCGACAGAGACGTTCTCAACGAGGTTTTTTGGGGAAATTTGCGTCTAATATCCAAGAGCAAACATCCAATACCAAGTCCCGACTGTTTATTGTGTGGGGCGCATTAATGGCAGCAGGGTTGGGATTGGGTGTTAACTTGTATAACTTGCAAATTGTTCGGGGACCAAAGTTAACAGAGCAGGCACGAAATCAGCAAATGGTGAATTTGCGACCTTTTATGCCCCGTCGCCCAGTGGTAGATCGCAATAATAATCTGTTGGCGATTGACCGTCCTGTATATACTTTGTACGCTCATCCCAAGTTGTTTGATAAGTCTAATGAAGAGATAGCAGAGCAACTTTCCCCGATATTGGCCAAAGATGCTCCTGAACTGGTGAAGACTTTTGAGAGCAAAAAAAGCGGGATTGTGCTTGCGCCAGCGATACCGGAAGAAATTGTCGATCGCATCACCTCTTTGCGCTTAAATGGTTTAGAACTGATTCAAAAATACTCCCGATTTTACCCTTCAGATGATTTGGCTGCTGATGTGGTGGGGTACGTGAATGTTGACCGTCGTGGTCAGGCTGGTGTGGAATATTCTCAAGAAAAGTTGCTAGAACGTTCTGTGCAAACGGTGCGTCTCAGTCGAGCCGGTAACGGCGCCCTAATGCCAGATCATGCCCCCGAAGGTTTTTTACATTTTGATGATTTGCGGCTGCAACTGACTATTGATAGCCGTTTGCAACGAATTGCCCGCACTGCTCTTAAGCAAAAGATGGACGAGTTTAAGGCTAAACGCGGGGCAGTAATTGTGATGGACGCATTGGATGGTTCCTTACTCGCTCTGGTTTCTCAGCCCACTTATAACCCTAATGAATACGGCAAAGCTGATATTTCACTGTTCAAAAACTGGACGGTGGCGGATCTTTATGAGCCGGGTTCGACTTTCAAGCCTTTGAATGTGGCGATCGCTCTGGAAAATGGTGTCATCAAACCAGATGATATGTTTAATGACTCCGGTTCTATTCGCGTAGCTAATTACACCATCAAAAATGCGATGAACAATGGTTATGGGCGGATCAGCATCGCTCAAATCCTGCAAAATTCTAGCAACATTGGTATGGTGCAAATTATCCAGCGATTAAAACCTGCAATATACTACAACTGGCTGGAACGTTTGGGACTAGGACAAAAAGTTGATACAGATTTGCCTTTTGAAGTTGGCGGTAGGCTCAAAAGTCAAGAGGAATTTATCAGTTCGCCAATTGAACCAGCGACTACTTCCTTTGGGCAAGGTTTTTCGATGACACCGATACAGCTGGTACAGATGCACGGTGCTTTAGCCAATGGCGGGAAATTGGTTACACCCCATGTAGTCCGGGGTCTGATTGATACCAAAGGACAGATGCATGATTCACTCCCTCGCACCATACCGCGCCAAATTTTCTCAGCTGCAACAGCCCAAAAGGTAGTAGAAATGATGGAAACTGTTGTTTCTGAAGGCACTGGTAAGGTGGCACAAATTCCGGGATATCGCATCGCGGGGAAAACTGGTACTGCCCAAAAAGCCAGTCCGAATGGCGGTTATATCAAAGGTGCGAGAATCACTAGCTTTGTAGCTATTTTACCAGTGGAATCTCCTCGCTATGTAGTGTTCGCATTAGTAGATGAACCAAAAGGAGAAAATGCTTATGGTTCTACCGTCGCCGCCCCAATTGTGAAGTCGGTGATTGAAGCGCTGATTCCTCTGGAGGAGATTCCGCCAAGTAAGGCGATGGAATGA
- the glgB gene encoding 1,4-alpha-glucan branching enzyme — translation MSMTTIAPEQVNRIVWNQHHDPFEILGSHPIEQDGKTVWAVRAYLPNASAAWVVLPEQRKEYPMQTVHHPHFFECTIETAELTNYQLRIKEGEHERVTYDPYAFRSPRLTEFDLHLFAEGNHHRIYEKLGAHPTQIDGVKGVYFAVWAPNARNVSLLGDFNLWDGRKHQMRKGATGIWELFIPEIGVGEHYKYEIKNFEGHIYEKSDPYGFQQEARPKTASIVTDLDTYNWNDKDWMEKRRHSDPLTQPVSVYEVHLGSWLHASSAEPAKLANGETEPVVIVSELKPGARFLTYRELADRLIPYVKELGYTHLELLPIAEHPFDGSWGYQVTGYYAPTSRFGTPEDFMYFVDKCHENDIGVIVDWVPGHFPKDGHGLAFFDGSHLYEHADPRKGEHKEWGTLVFNYSRHEVSNFLAANALFWFDKYHIDGIRVDAVASMLYNDYCRKPGEWLPNQYGGRENLEAADFLRQVNHIIFSYFPGILSIAEESTSWPMVSWPTYTGGLGFNLKWNMGWMHDMLDYFSMDPWFRQFHQNNITFSMWYNHSENFMLALSHDEVVHGKSNIIGKMPGDRWQKFANVRCLFAYMFAHPGKKTMFMSMEFGQWSEWNVWADLEWHLLQYEAHQQLKTFFQDLNHLYRSEPTLYTQDFAEPGFEWVDCSDNRHSVVSFIRRDKDSDDFAIVVCNFTPQPHSHYRIGVPEKGFYTELFNSDARQYGGSNMGNLGGKWTDDWSLHSRSYSLDLCLPPLGVLILKLDKEKTAKALEG, via the coding sequence ATGTCCATGACCACGATCGCTCCTGAACAGGTTAACCGTATCGTTTGGAATCAGCATCACGATCCCTTTGAAATACTAGGTTCTCATCCCATAGAACAAGATGGCAAAACTGTCTGGGCTGTGAGAGCCTACCTACCAAACGCAAGTGCAGCATGGGTAGTTCTTCCTGAACAACGGAAAGAATACCCAATGCAAACAGTGCATCATCCCCACTTTTTTGAATGCACCATTGAAACCGCAGAACTGACAAACTACCAGTTACGGATTAAAGAAGGAGAACATGAGCGTGTCACCTATGACCCCTATGCTTTCCGTTCTCCCCGCTTGACAGAGTTTGACTTGCATTTGTTTGCTGAAGGCAACCATCATCGAATTTACGAGAAACTGGGAGCGCACCCCACCCAAATCGACGGTGTTAAGGGCGTTTATTTTGCCGTTTGGGCACCCAACGCCCGGAATGTTTCACTCTTGGGAGATTTTAACCTCTGGGATGGGCGCAAACACCAGATGCGTAAAGGCGCTACCGGAATTTGGGAATTGTTCATTCCGGAAATCGGAGTGGGCGAGCATTACAAATATGAAATCAAAAATTTTGAAGGTCACATTTACGAAAAATCCGATCCCTACGGTTTCCAGCAGGAAGCCCGCCCAAAAACGGCGTCCATTGTCACTGATTTAGATACTTACAATTGGAATGACAAAGACTGGATGGAAAAACGGCGTCATAGTGACCCCCTCACCCAGCCAGTTTCAGTTTATGAAGTGCATTTAGGCTCTTGGTTACACGCTTCTAGTGCCGAACCAGCTAAATTAGCGAATGGTGAAACTGAACCTGTAGTTATCGTTTCGGAACTCAAACCAGGCGCACGTTTCCTAACTTACCGAGAACTAGCAGACCGGCTCATTCCCTACGTCAAAGAATTGGGATACACCCACCTAGAATTGCTACCCATTGCGGAGCATCCCTTTGATGGTTCTTGGGGTTATCAAGTAACCGGGTACTATGCCCCCACTTCCCGTTTTGGTACGCCCGAAGATTTCATGTATTTTGTTGACAAATGTCACGAAAATGATATAGGCGTAATTGTGGATTGGGTTCCTGGTCACTTCCCTAAAGATGGTCATGGTTTAGCATTCTTTGATGGTAGCCACTTATACGAACACGCAGACCCCCGCAAAGGCGAACACAAAGAATGGGGTACTTTAGTATTCAACTACAGTCGCCATGAAGTTAGTAATTTCCTAGCAGCCAATGCCCTGTTCTGGTTTGATAAGTACCACATTGATGGAATTCGTGTCGATGCTGTGGCTTCGATGCTCTACAATGACTATTGCCGCAAACCAGGAGAATGGTTGCCTAACCAGTATGGCGGTAGAGAAAACCTAGAAGCAGCAGATTTTCTGCGTCAAGTAAATCACATTATCTTCAGCTATTTCCCCGGAATTCTCTCAATTGCCGAAGAATCTACTTCTTGGCCGATGGTATCTTGGCCTACCTACACAGGCGGGCTGGGCTTTAACTTGAAATGGAATATGGGCTGGATGCACGATATGCTGGACTACTTCAGCATGGACCCTTGGTTCCGCCAATTCCACCAAAATAATATCACCTTTAGTATGTGGTATAACCACAGTGAAAACTTCATGCTGGCCTTGTCCCACGATGAAGTGGTACATGGCAAGAGCAATATCATCGGCAAAATGCCGGGGGATAGATGGCAGAAGTTTGCTAATGTGCGTTGTTTGTTTGCTTATATGTTTGCTCACCCAGGCAAGAAAACCATGTTTATGAGCATGGAGTTTGGACAGTGGAGTGAGTGGAATGTTTGGGCTGACTTGGAGTGGCACTTATTACAATATGAAGCCCATCAACAGTTAAAAACATTTTTCCAGGATTTGAACCATCTCTACCGCAGTGAACCAACTTTATACACCCAGGATTTTGCCGAACCTGGGTTTGAGTGGGTTGACTGTAGCGATAACCGCCATAGCGTGGTTTCCTTTATCAGACGTGACAAGGATTCTGATGATTTTGCGATCGTGGTTTGCAACTTCACGCCGCAACCCCATTCTCACTACCGTATCGGTGTCCCGGAAAAGGGATTTTATACCGAGTTGTTTAATAGCGATGCACGTCAGTATGGCGGCAGTAATATGGGCAATTTAGGCGGTAAGTGGACAGATGATTGGTCTTTGCACAGTCGTTCTTATTCCCTGGATTTGTGTTTACCACCTTTGGGTGTGTTGATTTTGAAGTTGGATAAGGAGAAGACTGCGAAGGCATTGGAAGGTTAA